The Molothrus aeneus isolate 106 chromosome 30, BPBGC_Maene_1.0, whole genome shotgun sequence genome contains a region encoding:
- the TMEM106C gene encoding transmembrane protein 106C isoform X2: MGSVRSLSAASAAPSHRKAEDEEDEEVLVSQEPVQDGAKIPYMEFMGQDSATCPTCQGTGCIPTEQVNELVALIPYGDQRLRPQRTKLYVLLSVLLCLLLSGLGVFFLFPHSVLVDDDGIKVVQVWFDRKNSAVLLAITFFLHFAQGEGPQHRDPHEDLGEALLHWPQRPERPGDLPLPGLQLQLHGPGPGDALRAPQGPERLCRDNPGTSSGARPGVLLPFLLPRNLELSLLS; encoded by the exons ATGGGCTCTGTGCGTTCCCTGTCTGCCGCCAGCGCCGCCCCGAGCCACAGGAAGGccgaggatgaggaggatgaggaggtgtTGGTCAGCCAGGAGCCCGTGCAGGACGGGGCCAAGATCCCCTACATGGAGTTCATGGGCCAGGACAGTGCCACCTGCCCCACCTGTCAAGGCACCGGCTGCATCCCCAcag AGCAGGTGAACGAGTTGGTGGCTCTGATCCCCTATGGTGACCAACGGCTTCGTCCTCAGAGAAC gaaactctatgtgctgctctcagtgttgctctgcctgctgctgtctgGCCTGGGGGTCTTCTTCCTGTTCCCCCATTCGGTGCTGGTGGACGATGATGGCATCAAAGTGGTCCAGgtgtggtttgacaggaaaaaCTCCGCTGTCCTCCTGGCCATCACG ttttttctGCACTTTGCCCAAGGTGAAGGTCCACAACATCGTGATCCTCATGAG gacctcGGTGAAGCTCTCCTACATTGGCCACAGCGCCCAGAGCGCCCTGGAGACCTTCCACTACCTGGACTGCAGCTCCAACTCCACGGCCCCGGCCCGGGGGACGCCCTGAGGGCGCCACAGGGACCTGAGCGGCTCTGCAGGGACAATCCCGGCACCTCCTCTGGCGCCCGGCCGGGGgtgctccttcccttccttctacCCAGGAATCTGGAACTTTCCCTCCTCAGCTGA
- the TMEM106C gene encoding transmembrane protein 106C isoform X1, with amino-acid sequence MGSVRSLSAASAAPSHRKAEDEEDEEVLVSQEPVQDGAKIPYMEFMGQDSATCPTCQGTGCIPTEQVNELVALIPYGDQRLRPQRTKLYVLLSVLLCLLLSGLGVFFLFPHSVLVDDDGIKVVQVWFDRKNSAVLLAITATLRIRNSNFYSVAVSSLSSQVQYMNTVVGRQQLTNVSSIQPLRDKLVNFTVKAELGGSLSYVYFFCTLPKVKVHNIVILMRTSVKLSYIGHSAQSALETFHYLDCSSNSTAPARGTP; translated from the exons ATGGGCTCTGTGCGTTCCCTGTCTGCCGCCAGCGCCGCCCCGAGCCACAGGAAGGccgaggatgaggaggatgaggaggtgtTGGTCAGCCAGGAGCCCGTGCAGGACGGGGCCAAGATCCCCTACATGGAGTTCATGGGCCAGGACAGTGCCACCTGCCCCACCTGTCAAGGCACCGGCTGCATCCCCAcag AGCAGGTGAACGAGTTGGTGGCTCTGATCCCCTATGGTGACCAACGGCTTCGTCCTCAGAGAAC gaaactctatgtgctgctctcagtgttgctctgcctgctgctgtctgGCCTGGGGGTCTTCTTCCTGTTCCCCCATTCGGTGCTGGTGGACGATGATGGCATCAAAGTGGTCCAGgtgtggtttgacaggaaaaaCTCCGCTGTCCTCCTGGCCATCACG GCCACCCTGAGGATCAGGAATTCCAACTTCTACTCGGTGGCAGtgagcagcctgagcagccAGGTGCAGTACATGAACACCGTggtgggcaggcagcagctcaccaATGTCTCCAGCATCCAGCCCCTGAGGGACAAACTG GTGAATTTCACCgtgaaggcagagctgggtggaTCCCTGTCCTATGTGTA ttttttctGCACTTTGCCCAAGGTGAAGGTCCACAACATCGTGATCCTCATGAG gacctcGGTGAAGCTCTCCTACATTGGCCACAGCGCCCAGAGCGCCCTGGAGACCTTCCACTACCTGGACTGCAGCTCCAACTCCACGGCCCCGGCCCGGGGGACGCCCTGA
- the VDR gene encoding vitamin D3 receptor: MEPGACSTSGADAAGESERGAPRVCGVCGDRATGFHFNAMTCEGCKGFFRRSMKRKAMFTCPFSGECHITKDNRRHCQACRLKRCLDIGMMKEFILTDEEVQRKREMILKRKEEEALRESLKPKLSEEQQKVIDILLEAHRKTYDPTYADFTKFRPPVRSHPSSRGATKSSSLLTQDLSSEDSSDLFSCEAFSTFPDPTEPPPFPSLALQEEQDESSSVNLEFSQLSMLPHLADLVSYSIQKVIGFAKMIPGFRDLSVEDQIVLLKCSAMEVIMLRSNESFTLEDMSWTCGSSDFKYKVSDVTQAGHSMDLLEPLVKFQVGLKKLNLHEEEHVLLMAICILSPDRPGVREPLRVEALQERLSEVLQSYIRARHAAPGGRLLYAKMIQKLADLRSLNEEHSRQYRCLSFQPEHSMQLTPLLLEVFGNEIS, from the exons ATGGAGCCGGGCGCCTGCAGCACCTCGGGGGCCGATGCCGCCGGGGAGAGCGAGCGCGGCGCGCCCCGGGTCTGCGGGGTCTGCGGGGACAGAGCCACCGGCTTCCACTTCAACGCCATGACCTGCGAGGGCTGCAAGGGCTTCTTCAG GAGGAGCATGAAGAGGAAGGCCATGTTCACCTGTCCCTTCAGCGGGGAGTGCCACATCACCAAGGACAACCGGCGGCACTGCCAGGCCTGCCGGCTGAAACGCTGCCTGGACATCGGCATGATGAAGGAGT tCATCCTTACGGACGAGGAGGTGCAGAGGAAGAGGGAGATGatcctgaagaggaaggaggaggaagccctgagggaaAGCCTCAAACCCAAACtctcagaggagcagcagaaagtCATCGACATCCTGCTCGAGGCGCATCGCAAAACCTACGACCCCACCTACGCTGACTTCACCAAATTTCGG ccccctgtgaggagccaccccagcagcagaggggccACAAAATCCTCGTCCCTACTCACCCAGGACCTGTCCTCGGAGGATTCCTCGGATCTCTTCAGCTGCGAGGCCTTCAGCAcattcccag ACCCCACGGAGCCGCCGCCGTTCCCCAGCCTGgcgctgcaggaggagcaggacgAGAGCTCCTCGGTGAACCTGGAGTTCTCCCAGCTCTCCATGCTCCCACACCTGGCTGACTTGGTCAGCTACAGCATCCAGAAGGTGATCGGCTTTGCCAAGATGATCCCGGGATTCAG ggatCTGTCTGTGGAGGACCAGATCGTGCTGCTCAAGTGCAGCGCCATGGAGGTGATCATGCTGCGCTCCAACGAGTCCTTCACCCTCGAGGACATGTCCTGGACCTGCGGCAGCAGCGACTTCAAGTACAAGGTCAGCGACGTCACCCAAG CCGGGCACAgcatggacctgctggagccgCTGGTGAAGTTCCAGGTGGGGCTGAAGAAGCTGAACCTGCACGAGGAGGAGCACGTGCTGCTCATGGCCATCTGCATCCTGTCCCCAG ACCGGCCGGGCGTGCGGGAGCCGCTGCGGGTGGAGGCGCTGCAGGAGCGGCTCTCGGAGGTGCTGCAGAGCTACATCCGCGCCCGGCACGCCGCGCCCGGCGGCCGCCTGCTCTACGCCAAGATGATCCAGAAGCTGGCGGACCTGCGCAGCCTGAACGAGGAGCACTCGCGGCAGTACCGCTGTCTGTCCTTCCAGCCCGAGCACAGCATGCAGCTCACGCCGCTGCTGCTCGAGGTCTTCGGCAACGAGATCTCCTGA
- the MYG1 gene encoding MYG1 exonuclease: MRGAARAARLVVMAATGTGTGTGHKRPHPEPAPRIGTHDGTFHCDEALACFLLRLLPRYRDAEIVRTRDPQRLAGCDVVVDVGGEYDPGRHRYDHHQRSFTESMRSLRPDKPWSTKLSSAGLVYCHFGAQILAGLLGQPEDGPVVSALYDKLYENFVEEIDAMDNGIAPAAGEPRYALSTTLSARVGHLNPRWNDPDQDTEAGFRRAMELVGTEFLQRLDFYHRAWLPARALVEEAVRRRLEVDASGQVLELSQGGCPWKEHLFQLERELALPRPLLLVLFPDRGGQWRVQSVPTAPHSFQSRLPLPEAWRGLRDEALSELAGIPGCVFVHASGFIGGNRTREGALEMARRALELGGGTEST; encoded by the exons ATGCGCGGTGCCGCGCGCGCTGCCCGGCTCGTGGTCATGGCCGCCACCGGCACCGGGACAGGCACCGGGCACAAGCGGCCGCACCCCGAGCCCGCCCCCCGCATCGGCACCCACGACGGCACCTTCCACTGCGACGAGGCGCTGGCGTGTTTCCTGCTGCGCCTCCTGCCCCGCTACCGG GACGCGGAGATCGTGCGGACGCGGGACCCGCAGCGCCTGGCCGGCTGCGATGTGGTGGTGGACGTGGGGGGCGAGTACGACCCGGGGCGGCACCGCTACGACCACCACCAGAG GTCCTTCACGGAGTCCATGCGGAGCCTGCGGCCGGACAAGCCCTGGAGCACCAAGCTGAGCAGCGCTGGGCTCGTCTATTGCCACTTCGGGGCGCAGATCCTGGcggggctcctggggcagccCGAGGACGGGCCCGTGGTCTCAGCGCTCTATGACAAG CTGTACGAGAACTTTGTGGAGGAGATCGATGCCATGGACAACGGGATCGCGCCGGCGGCAGGGGAGCCGCGCTACGCCCTGAGCACCACCCTGAGCGCCCGCGTGGGGCACCTGAACCCCCGCTGGAATGACCCCGACCAGGACACCGag gcaggGTTCAGGAGGGCCATGGAGCTGGTGGGCACGGAGTTCCTGCAGCGCCTGGATTTCTACCACCGGGCCTGGCTGCCGGCGCGGGCGCTGGTGGAAGAGGCCGTGCGGCGCCGCCTCGAG GTGGACGCCAGCGGGCAGgtcctggagctgtcccagggcGGCTGTCCCTGGAAGGAGCACCTGTTCCAGCTGGAGCGGGAGCTGGCCCTGCCCCGGCCGCTGCTGCTCGTGCTGTTCCCGGACCGGGGCGGGCAGTGGCGGGTGCAGAgcgtccccacagccccccacaGCTTCCAGAGCCG gCTCCCCCTGCCCGAGGCCTGGCGGGGGCTCCGGGACGAGGCGCTGTCTGAGCTGGCCGGAATCCCCGGCTGCGTCTTCGTCCATGCCAGCGGCTTCATCGGGGGCAACCGGACCCGGGAGGGAGCCCTGGAGATGGCCCGGAGGGCGCTGGAGCTCGGGGGGGGCACAGAGAGCACgtga